The Nitrososphaerota archaeon DNA window AAAATTATTCCAATTTTATGTGGAGACGCAGTATTCGATAAAAGTAAAGGATATACAATACTTTCTGGAGATAAAATATGCAATTATTTATCAATTCATTTAAAAGCTTCTAAATTGATTTTTACTTTAGATGTTGATGGTATACTTAGTTTTGAAAATGATAAACCTAAACTTTTAAAAGAATTAAATATGGATAATTTATATTCTATAAAATTTAAAAAAAGTGAAAATATAGATGTTACAGGTGGGATAATATATAAATTAGAAGAAGCTTTTCAAGTTGCTGAAAAAGGGGTTAAAGTATTTTTTGTTAATGGCTTAATACCTGGAAGAATTAAAAAAGCCATTCTTGAAGAAGATTTTTTAGGCACAAAAATTTTAATTAAGTGAGGAAGAATCGTATGTCTCTCATAGAAAGAAAAAAGGAGCATGTTAAAATTTCTTTAGAGAAAAACATTAATTTTAAAAATAAAACTACATGGCTTGAGTATGTTCATTTAATACATATGGCTTTGCCTGAAATTTCTATGGAAGAAATTTCTTTAAAAAGGAATTTTTTAGGAAGAGAATTTCAATTACCATTTATAATAGAACCATTAACTGGAGGTTTTCCTGAAGCAGAAGTAATAAATGCTTCTCTTGCTGAAGCAGCTGAGAAACTAAACATACCAATGGGTGTAGGAAGTATGAGAATTGCACTTGAAAATGATCAATTTCAAAAATCTTTTAAAATAGTTAGAGAGAAAGCTCCAAATGCATTTATAATAGCTAATATAGGCATTAGGCAAATTATTGAAAAAGGAGTTGAATATGTTAAAAAAGCAATTGAAATGATTAGTGCAGATGCGTTATATATACACTTAAATCCATTACAAGAAATTATTCAGCCTGAAGGAGAAAAGAATTTTAAAGGTTCTTTGGAAAAAATAATCGAATGTTGTGATTCTATTAAAAAGCCAATCATTATTAAAGAAGTAGGATGTGGTATTTCAGTAGAAGTAGCTAAGATTCTCAAGAAAACAGGTATTGCAGCAAT harbors:
- the fni gene encoding type 2 isopentenyl-diphosphate Delta-isomerase, which gives rise to MSLIERKKEHVKISLEKNINFKNKTTWLEYVHLIHMALPEISMEEISLKRNFLGREFQLPFIIEPLTGGFPEAEVINASLAEAAEKLNIPMGVGSMRIALENDQFQKSFKIVREKAPNAFIIANIGIRQIIEKGVEYVKKAIEMISADALYIHLNPLQEIIQPEGEKNFKGSLEKIIECCDSIKKPIIIKEVGCGISVEVAKILKKTGIAAIDIAGAGGTSWAAIEYYRAKEAGDKYKTIMGETFWDWGLPTAASLIEVKSISNIEIIASGGIRNGLDAAKCLGLGATMVGFAQPLLWPATRGCEYVLEKIKIYTEELKLALFLTNSKNINDLKDKIVISGPLKEWVNLRGIKFSVKK